One Candidatus Zixiibacteriota bacterium genomic window carries:
- a CDS encoding 23S rRNA (pseudouridine(1915)-N(3))-methyltransferase RlmH: MLKIRILAVGKDKDAWVTKGCEHYLKLLSKYADMQLVVIPNVKSSASLFPNEIRSREAEKFEKHRGKGLSIALADSGKCMNSPAFARQLDRWHAASGGRIDFLIGGPYGLDARVTGRADACVSLSPMTFSHQLVRLVLLEQLYRAFSILGGTPYHK; this comes from the coding sequence ATGCTTAAGATACGCATCCTCGCCGTGGGCAAAGACAAAGATGCCTGGGTGACGAAAGGGTGCGAGCACTACCTGAAGCTTCTGAGCAAGTATGCCGACATGCAGCTTGTCGTAATCCCCAATGTCAAATCATCCGCGTCCCTTTTTCCGAATGAAATTCGCAGCCGTGAAGCCGAGAAGTTCGAGAAGCATCGCGGCAAAGGGCTCTCCATAGCTCTCGCGGATTCCGGAAAGTGCATGAATTCACCAGCGTTTGCGCGACAGCTTGACCGCTGGCACGCTGCGAGCGGCGGGCGGATCGACTTTCTCATCGGGGGGCCATACGGACTGGATGCCCGGGTCACCGGCAGAGCGGATGCTTGTGTGTCCCTCTCCCCCATGACCTTCTCACATCAGTTGGTGCGGCTGGTGCTGCTGGAACAACTGTACCGCGCGTTTTCCATACTCGGCGGCACGCCGTACCACAAATGA
- a CDS encoding secondary thiamine-phosphate synthase enzyme YjbQ: MIEISVTTHDRDEMLDVTAQVQKVVSDSGARDGYVICFVPHTTAGITINEHADPDVCRDILHKLRKEIPQSDGYRHAEGNSDAHIKASLMGSSVTVIFENKRLVLGTWQGIFFCEFDGPRSRTLFVKVVSDA, from the coding sequence ATGATCGAGATTTCCGTCACAACACACGATCGCGATGAAATGCTCGATGTCACTGCCCAGGTGCAGAAGGTGGTCTCGGACAGCGGCGCACGCGACGGTTATGTCATCTGTTTTGTGCCTCATACCACCGCCGGTATCACTATCAACGAGCACGCCGACCCGGATGTGTGCCGCGACATACTGCACAAGCTGCGCAAAGAGATACCGCAGAGCGACGGGTACAGACACGCCGAAGGAAATTCCGACGCCCACATCAAGGCATCGCTGATGGGATCGTCGGTGACAGTCATTTTCGAGAACAAGCGGCTGGTCCTGGGGACATGGCAGGGTATTTTCTTCTGCGAATTCGACGGACCCCGCAGCCGTACGCTGTTCGTCAAGGTTGTCAGCGATGCTTAA